TTCAGATGAAGCTGTTGATCACCACTTGTGATGAGACAACCAAGATATCAAGCAAGGGTGAGCCCTACGGATGGCCTTTAACAGTATTCTGCACGATAGAAGAAAAGTTTGGTGAAGAAGTGCTCGAAGAAGCGGAGAACCTTGACCCGAAGGTCGCCTATGATGATATAGTCAAACAGATCAGGCTGCTTAAGGCCGATGTAGATGAGAAGAAAATGTGCAAGTTCATCAAACGGATGCCATAGAGGAAAACACGGCCATACTTTTTTAAGAAAGTATGGCCGTTTCTAATAATGGCTGACATTTGATATTACCATTTTTTATGTAAGAAGTGCTATTTAACAGTAGATGCTTTTATTATAATAAGGAAGTAAGTTTTTAAGTAAGTTTTTTAAAGAGAGAGAAAGGGGTCTATATGTTTAAAGAGATAAAAGAACTTTTGGAGTGTCCAGCTTGTCATGGTGAGTTGACATGGATGATTCAGGAGCATACAGAAGAACGAATTGTAAATGCACAAATCAAATGCACGGAATGCCATGCTGATTATGAAGTGAAAGATGAGATAGGGATGTTCTTAACGCCTGATTTGGTAAGAAACGACTTATGGGAAAAGGTGGATGGCGTAATCGTCAACTTTTTTAATGAAAATCCAGACATTTTCAAAGAACTTGAAAATGCCGATCCTCATACGATGAATGGCACTGATTTATGGTACCTTGCCTCCTATTACGAATCGAAGGAAAACTTTGACAAGTCCCAAGCCTTGTTTGACATAGCATTTCCTAAGATTTATGAGGCCGACTATTTAAGCGCATGGCGTTCTGGGATGGATTATATCACAGACAGCTTGCAGCCTGAGAAGATCATGGTGGACATCGCTTCGGGTAAAGGGTATCTTGTAAGACGGACGCTTGAGAAGACGACAAACAAAGTGGTGGCTACCGATTTTAGCCCGACCGTACTTGTTCGAAACAAAGCTTATTACAAGCATTTAGGGCTGTATGATCGGTTGAGTTTGGTGGCGTTTGATGCCAGAAGAACACCGTTCAAGAATGAATCGGTGGAACTTATGACGACAAACCTCGGATTATCGAATATCGAGAATTCGGGTACGATCGCCAATGAAATCGACCGTATTTCAAAATCGAAGGTGATGTTCTATTTGGAGTTTTTAGATGAGTCGGACAAAGCCCATGTCGATTTTTTAAATGAGTATAAAATGGCAGATATGAACCTTCGCTCTAATTGCCTTCAAGTTTTTGAGGATAAGGCATTTACGATCAGTTTTGACAATGATATCGAAGTGTTAAAGTCGCCTACACCAAAAGGAAACATAATCGAGGGTGTCGGAATTGACAGTTTACCGCTGCATCCAATCAAATACAGCTGTTGCGTGATGGTCGGAGAAAAGTAATTTTAAAAGAGGTGTCGGATGAAACAGTATAAGAAGGATTTTATCGAATTGATGATCGAATCTGGTGTGCTGACTTTTGGTGAGTTCACGACTAAAAGCGGCAGGTTGTCGCCGTTTTTCATCAATGCTGGTAATTTTAAATTTGGCAATCATTTGAGGCGCTTAGGTGAGTTTTACGCTCAAGCGATTGTAGAGGAGTTCGAGAGTTTTGACGTGCTTTTCGGTCCCTCTTATAAGGGCATTCCACTGAGCGTGGCTACGGTGATGGCTCTGGATTCGATGTATGGAAGAAACGTCGAGTACTGTTCTAACCGTAAAGAAATGAAAACCCATGGCGACACTGGTATTCTACTTGGCAGTACTCTTAAGAAAGCAGATCGCATACTCATGATCGAGGATGTTACAACTGCGGGCACTTCAATTTACGAGACGATGCCCATTTTAAAAGACCTTAGTGATGCCGAAATTGTAGGGCTGATCATTTCGGTGGACAGAATGGAAAAAGGAAAAGGCGAGAAGTCTGCGATTGAAGAACTTACTGAAACATATGGCATGAAAATCA
The Fusibacter sp. A1 DNA segment above includes these coding regions:
- a CDS encoding methyltransferase domain-containing protein: MFKEIKELLECPACHGELTWMIQEHTEERIVNAQIKCTECHADYEVKDEIGMFLTPDLVRNDLWEKVDGVIVNFFNENPDIFKELENADPHTMNGTDLWYLASYYESKENFDKSQALFDIAFPKIYEADYLSAWRSGMDYITDSLQPEKIMVDIASGKGYLVRRTLEKTTNKVVATDFSPTVLVRNKAYYKHLGLYDRLSLVAFDARRTPFKNESVELMTTNLGLSNIENSGTIANEIDRISKSKVMFYLEFLDESDKAHVDFLNEYKMADMNLRSNCLQVFEDKAFTISFDNDIEVLKSPTPKGNIIEGVGIDSLPLHPIKYSCCVMVGEK
- the pyrE gene encoding orotate phosphoribosyltransferase; the protein is MKQYKKDFIELMIESGVLTFGEFTTKSGRLSPFFINAGNFKFGNHLRRLGEFYAQAIVEEFESFDVLFGPSYKGIPLSVATVMALDSMYGRNVEYCSNRKEMKTHGDTGILLGSTLKKADRILMIEDVTTAGTSIYETMPILKDLSDAEIVGLIISVDRMEKGKGEKSAIEELTETYGMKISSIVTMKEVIEYLSATPIGGKLLIDTALRTKIDAYYAEYGIN